In uncultured Propionivibrio sp., the sequence TTCTACGTCCAGAAAGGCCTGTTCGAGGAATATGCGCAGTTCGGACGGGGGCATGGTCATGACCTCGCGCCGTTTGACATGTATCACAGGGCGCGTGGTCTGCGGTGGCCGGTTGTCGATGGCAAGGAAACCCTGTGGCGCTTCCGCGAGGGATACGATCCCTACGTCAAGGCGGGCGAGGGCGTCAAGTTCTATGGCCACAAGGACAACAAGGCGGTTATTTTCGCGTTGCCGTATCAGGATCCGCCAGAAATGCCGGACAAGGAATTCGATCTCTGGTTGTGTACCGGGCGTGTTCTTGAGCACTGGCACACCGGGTCGATGACCCGGCGGGTGCCGGAGTTGCACAAGGCCGTTCCGGAAGCGCAGGTCTTCATGCATCCGGACGATGCCAAGAAGCGCGGCCTGCAGCGCGGCATGGTCGTCAAGGTGGTTTCCCGCCGCGGCGAAATGACGGCACGGATCGAGACCAAAGGTCGTAACAAGCCACCGGTCGGCCTGATCTTCGTTCCCTTCTTCGACGAGTCGCGTCTGGTCAATAAGCTGACGCTGGACGCGACCTGTCCGATTTCGAAAGAAACGGATTTCAAAAAGTGCGCCGTGAAGGTTGTCCGGGCCTGAGACGCTGGAGTTTTCGGTGAGCGGACGGGATTCCCATAAGCCGGCATCGACACCGCGCCGGCGGTTCTTGCGCGAAGCGCTGACCGCCGCCGGTGGCGGTTGCCTGCTTGCGCTCGGCGCCGGTTTGCATGCGCGGCAGGCCTCGGCCTTGCCGGCTCAGGCGATTCGGCCGCCCGGCGCGCTGTCCGAGGAGGATTTTCTGGCTGCCTGCGTGCGTTGCGGCCTGTGCGTGCGCGATTGCCCCTATGGCACCTTGCGGCTGGCCGACATGTTCGATCCGGTGGCGACCGGCACACCGTTTTTCTCGGCGCGCGCGGTTCCTTGCGAAATGTGCGAGGACATTCCCTGCGTCAAGGTCTGTCCGACCGGGGCGCTTGATCGATCGCTGACCGATATCACCAAAGCGCGCATGGGGCTGGCAGTGCTCTCGGATCAGGAGAACTGCCTGAATTTCCTGGGCTTGCGCTGCGATGTCTGCTATCGGGTCTGCCCGGTCATCGACAAGGCGATTACGCTCGAAACCCGCCACAATCCGCGTTCCGATCGTCATGCCATGTTGCTGCCGACGGTCCATTCAGACGCCTGCACCGGCTGTGGCAAATGTGAAAAATCCTGTGTTCTGCCGGAACCGGCGATCAAGGTAATGCCACGATCCCTCGCACAGGGGGCGTTGCCCGCGCATTACCGCAAGGGATGGGAAGAAAAGGCGCGTAACGGCGAATCGCTGATCGGCGATCAGCTGCGTTTGCCTGTGCGTGGCTTTGATGGAACCACGGCCGGACGCGCGGCAACTGAAACCGTGGTGGCGCCGGCAACGCCTGCTGTGCCAATCACTGCGGCACCGGCGACAAGTTCTGCACCGCCAGTGGGTGTCTTGAATTCAAGGTGGAAGCCGTGAGTGTCAGATCACCTCGGGGGCAAATGTCGTCGCGGCCACTGCTGGCGCGCAGTCGCTGGCTACTCGCGCGGCGGATATGCCAACTTGGCATCCTCGCACTGTTCCTGGTCGGGCCTTTGCTCGGCGTCTGGGTACTCAAGGGGAACCTGTCGGCCTCTCTGCTGTTCGACCAGATTCCGCTGACCGACCCGATGCTTTTGTTGCAGACGCTTGCCGCCGGCCATTGGCCTTATGCGACGGCCTGGACCGGCGCGCTGATCGTTTTCGTGTTCTATGCGCTCGTCGGTGGACGCGTATTCTGCAGCTGGGTGTGTCCGGTGAATCTGGTCACCGACACCGCCGCATGGCTGCGGCGCCGCTTGGGAATCAAGACCGGGCGGACGCCGGATGGCAATACGCGTTATTGGTTGCTGGTTGGCCTGTTGGCAGCAACGGCGTTGACCGGGATGCTGGTCTGGGAGTGGGTCAATCCGGTGAGCCTGCTTCACCGCGGGCTGGTGTTCGGCCTTGGCGGCGCATCGCTATTGATCGTCGGAATTTTTCTCTATGACACGCTGATCGCCAGTCGTGGCTGGTGCGGGCATCTTTGTCCGGTCGGGGCGTTCTATGCAGTGCTTGGGCGTATCGCCCTGATCCGCGTCTCGGCGCATCGTCGTGACAAGTGTGACGATTGCATGGACTGCTTCGTCGTGTGTCCAGAGCCGCAAGTCATCCGTCCAGCGCTCAAAGGCGTCGGGCAGCAGCATCCCCTGATTCTTTCCGGAACTTGCACTAACTGCGGTCGCTGCATCGATGTATGCGATCGTGATGTTTTCAAAATAACTCACCGATTCGACCAAAGGAGCGCGCAATGAACCAGCAGATTTCCCGTTTTTCCCGTGCCTGGGCCTTCGTTATCGGCGTGTGCATGAGCGTGCTTTTGACCGGTGCTGCCTGCGCCGCCGATGGCCCGGTCAAGTTGCAGACCTTGCGCGGTGTCGATGTTTCCGTCAGCGACCCGGTGGGCGAGGGGACGCGTTTCGGACCCGATACGCCGGTTCTTCCACGTGATTTCGTGCAGCAACCACCGCTGATTCCACATACCATCGAAGGCTATCTGATCAGCAAGGAATTCAACAAGTGCATGGACTGCCATTCGTGGGCGCGTTCCAAGGAAGCCCATGCCACGAAGATCTCGATCACGCATTTCAAGACGCGTGAAGGGGCCGAGATGTCCAGCGTTTCACCGCAACGATATTTCTGTAATCAGTGCCATGTATCGCAGACCGATTCCAAGCCGCTGGTGGGGAATACCTTCAAACCGGGCGCTGGCTTGCGCTGATTATCAGAACCTGGGGAGTCGTCATGAATTTCGATCGTTTGAAGCCTTTGCTCGATAGTGCGTTGGGATACGTTCACCGGGCCGGATGGGTGGCGGTGGTTCTATTGTTTGTCGGCGGTATCGTTGCCTGGGTTGGTTTCAACACCGCGCTCGAAACGACCAATACCGAAGCCTTTTGCATTTCCTGTCATGAAATGAAGGACACCGTGTATGAGGAATACCGGCTGACGACGCACGCATCGAGCCGTACCGGCGTCCGTGCAAGTTGTCCCGATTGCCATGTGCCCAAGTCCTTCGGTCCGAAGATGTTTGCCAAGTTGCGGGCGTCGAAGGACGTCTACCACAACATCCTTGGAACCATTGATACACCAGAGAAATTCAACGACAGGCGTTTGCAGATGGCTGAAGCCGTGTGGACGCGCATGAAGGAAACGGACTCCCGGGAATGTCGTGGATGCCATGACGAGCAGGGCTTTGATTACATGAAGCAAAGCCGGCGCAGCGCCGCGCAGCATCAGGCGGGCATCAGTGAAGGAAAAACCTGTATCGATTGCCACAAGGGGATTGCGCACCGTCTGCCGGCGGTTGAACAGGCCATTGGCGCCGACAAGGGCGGCGCGCCGCAGGATGTTTTCCATCCGGTGAAATAATCTTTGCGGGGTCGGTGTCCATGTCAGGCTATCATTGCACTGATGTGGATACCGTTTGTCTGGAGTCCTTGGTGAAAGATCAAAACCGGTCGACGCCCATGCTGGTCGATCAATTGTCGCGCCCGCTGCGCGATCTTCGTATCTCGGTGACGGATCGCTGCAATTTCAGGTGTGGCTACTGCATGCCGCGTGAAGTTTTCGGCAAGGGCTTCATTTTCTTGCAGCGTGCCGACTTATTGAGCTTTGAGGAAATCCTGCGATTTGCCCGCGTGGCGACACAGGCCGGCGTTCGCAAGATCCGTCTGACGGGTGGCGAGCCTTTGCTTCGGCACGGTATCGAGAGACTTATCGAAAAGCTGGCGACCTTGCAGGATTGCGACGGGAAACCGCTGGAAATCGCCATGACAACCAACGGCAGCCTGTTGCTTGCCAAGGCAAGGGGCCTGAAGGACGCTGGGCTGACCCGCCTGACCGTCAGTCTGGATGCGCTCGATGACGCGGTGTTTCGCCGCATGAGCGATTCGGACCTCTCGGTCAGTCGCGTGCTGGCAGGGATCGAGGCCGCGAAAACAGTTGGTCTGATGCCGGTCAAGGTCAATACCGTCGTCAAGCGTGGCGCCAACGAAGACCAGATACTTCCCTTGGTCAGGCATTTTCGCCACAGCGGCATTATTTTGCGCTTCATCGAATTCATGGACGTCGGGACGACCAATGGCTGGCGGCTTGATGACGTTGTCCCCGCCGGCGAAATCGTCGCGCGGATCAATGCGGAATTTCCGTTGCAGACGATTGATCCGGCCTACCGTGGCGAGGTTGCTGAACGCTGGGCATTTGCCGATGGCGCTGGCGAGATCGGTGTTGTCGCCTCGGTAACGCAAGCCTTTTGCGGTGACTGCAATCGGCTCAGACTATCGACGGATGGAAAACTCTATACCTGTCTGTTTGCCGGCGCCGGGACCGATTTTTGCGAGATGTTGCGTAGCGGGGAGAGCGACGAGCGCTTGCTGCAACGGCTGGGGGATCTCTGGCAAAAGCGCGCTGACCGTTATTCGCAGGATCGCCAGGAAGCCACGACCCCCTCGATCAGAAAAATCGAGATGTCGTATATTGGCGGTTGATTCATCCATTGCAGCCGCGCCATGCCGCGGCAATATGATCTTTCTATGAACACACCCCCGGTATTCATTTTTGTCGGACATTCGAATTCCGGCAAGACCACTTTCGTTGAGAAACTTATTCCTGAGTTATCGCATCGCGGCTTACGCGTCGCAACCATGAAGCATGCGCACCATTCGGTGTCGCTCGATACCGAAGGCAAGGACAGTTGGCGCTACAAGCAGGCTGGCGCCACCATGAGCATGCTGGTGACCAAGTCGGCCGTTCAATTGGTTGCCGATGCGGTCGATCAGCGCGAACCTTATGTTCTGGCTCGTCGCTTTCTCGGCGAGGCCGATCTTGTGCTCGCCGAAGGTTTCTCATTTGCTCAGGGGGCGAAAATTGAGGTTCTGCGCCGTGCCTGCGAGAAGCCTCCCCGGTGTTCGCTTGCGGATGGTGTGGTCGCGCTGGTAACGGATTGCGACGACGTCTATCCAG encodes:
- the napH gene encoding quinol dehydrogenase ferredoxin subunit NapH — protein: MSSRPLLARSRWLLARRICQLGILALFLVGPLLGVWVLKGNLSASLLFDQIPLTDPMLLLQTLAAGHWPYATAWTGALIVFVFYALVGGRVFCSWVCPVNLVTDTAAWLRRRLGIKTGRTPDGNTRYWLLVGLLAATALTGMLVWEWVNPVSLLHRGLVFGLGGASLLIVGIFLYDTLIASRGWCGHLCPVGAFYAVLGRIALIRVSAHRRDKCDDCMDCFVVCPEPQVIRPALKGVGQQHPLILSGTCTNCGRCIDVCDRDVFKITHRFDQRSAQ
- a CDS encoding nitrate reductase cytochrome c-type subunit; translation: MNQQISRFSRAWAFVIGVCMSVLLTGAACAADGPVKLQTLRGVDVSVSDPVGEGTRFGPDTPVLPRDFVQQPPLIPHTIEGYLISKEFNKCMDCHSWARSKEAHATKISITHFKTREGAEMSSVSPQRYFCNQCHVSQTDSKPLVGNTFKPGAGLR
- the moaA gene encoding GTP 3',8-cyclase MoaA, whose translation is MLVDQLSRPLRDLRISVTDRCNFRCGYCMPREVFGKGFIFLQRADLLSFEEILRFARVATQAGVRKIRLTGGEPLLRHGIERLIEKLATLQDCDGKPLEIAMTTNGSLLLAKARGLKDAGLTRLTVSLDALDDAVFRRMSDSDLSVSRVLAGIEAAKTVGLMPVKVNTVVKRGANEDQILPLVRHFRHSGIILRFIEFMDVGTTNGWRLDDVVPAGEIVARINAEFPLQTIDPAYRGEVAERWAFADGAGEIGVVASVTQAFCGDCNRLRLSTDGKLYTCLFAGAGTDFCEMLRSGESDERLLQRLGDLWQKRADRYSQDRQEATTPSIRKIEMSYIGG
- a CDS encoding NapC/NirT family cytochrome c; its protein translation is MNFDRLKPLLDSALGYVHRAGWVAVVLLFVGGIVAWVGFNTALETTNTEAFCISCHEMKDTVYEEYRLTTHASSRTGVRASCPDCHVPKSFGPKMFAKLRASKDVYHNILGTIDTPEKFNDRRLQMAEAVWTRMKETDSRECRGCHDEQGFDYMKQSRRSAAQHQAGISEGKTCIDCHKGIAHRLPAVEQAIGADKGGAPQDVFHPVK
- the mobB gene encoding molybdopterin-guanine dinucleotide biosynthesis protein B; this translates as MNTPPVFIFVGHSNSGKTTFVEKLIPELSHRGLRVATMKHAHHSVSLDTEGKDSWRYKQAGATMSMLVTKSAVQLVADAVDQREPYVLARRFLGEADLVLAEGFSFAQGAKIEVLRRACEKPPRCSLADGVVALVTDCDDVYPELPRFGLDDVSGVADFLIARMRA
- the napG gene encoding ferredoxin-type protein NapG, which encodes MSGRDSHKPASTPRRRFLREALTAAGGGCLLALGAGLHARQASALPAQAIRPPGALSEEDFLAACVRCGLCVRDCPYGTLRLADMFDPVATGTPFFSARAVPCEMCEDIPCVKVCPTGALDRSLTDITKARMGLAVLSDQENCLNFLGLRCDVCYRVCPVIDKAITLETRHNPRSDRHAMLLPTVHSDACTGCGKCEKSCVLPEPAIKVMPRSLAQGALPAHYRKGWEEKARNGESLIGDQLRLPVRGFDGTTAGRAATETVVAPATPAVPITAAPATSSAPPVGVLNSRWKP